A region from the Leptospirillum ferriphilum genome encodes:
- a CDS encoding glycoside hydrolase family 15 protein, producing the protein MARFLPVSNGRLFVAFDEHHRIHELTYPHVGKENHAGPSGFRNGLLVDGAFRWITAGDLVSHRYKNRSMTGQVVFAWKTPREMELVFEDWVDLDCDVFFRNVTVRNRESAALPVTLFFHQDFLIQYSDFGDTAVYLPEADALLHYKDERYFLVALADNGHGQGRMHSFACGKRHGNQEGTWKDAEDGVLSGNPIAQGAVDSIFSVCLRVEPGSEVSFTVMTVCGTSRERVFEVLERVRRKGPDESRRQSEGFWNFWIDSHGLPLAMLSEKARSLYEKSLLLLRTHWDSNGAVVAAIDSESLSFSRDTYAYLWPRDAAMMAYALDIAGFGDFTRKFYGLLPSLLSPQGFLHHKYHPSLSIGSSWHPSGTAGAPLYPIQIDETALPIWALYEHFDRYRDLDTLRPVYHHFVLPAAQFLSGFRDHLTGLPLPSYDLWEERAGVGTHSAASVYAGLLAASRFAEGFGDARSREEFAEAARQVRQGILKHLFDPETGVFLRALVLSPEGNLVADPTPDSSIAALFQFGVLGPQDERMIRTMDWLERMLWVPGPIGGMARYENDYYYRQDVHVPGNPWVISTLWLLQWKILTSSSPARDKDVRRMVDWVVEKGGTSGMLPEQVHPLTGARLSVSPLAWSHAEWVIAVSMLAKGESAVPHPWDDPL; encoded by the coding sequence ATGGCCCGTTTTCTTCCCGTGTCGAACGGAAGGCTTTTTGTCGCCTTCGACGAACATCATCGCATTCATGAACTGACGTACCCGCATGTCGGCAAGGAAAATCATGCCGGTCCTTCCGGGTTCCGGAACGGCCTCCTTGTAGACGGGGCCTTTCGCTGGATTACCGCCGGAGACCTGGTGTCCCATCGGTACAAGAACCGGTCGATGACAGGCCAGGTGGTGTTTGCCTGGAAGACCCCCCGGGAGATGGAGCTTGTCTTCGAGGACTGGGTGGACCTCGACTGCGATGTTTTCTTCCGGAATGTCACGGTCCGGAACCGGGAATCCGCCGCTCTTCCTGTGACGCTCTTTTTTCATCAGGATTTTCTGATTCAGTATTCCGATTTCGGAGACACCGCGGTCTATCTTCCCGAAGCCGACGCCCTCCTGCACTACAAGGACGAGCGATACTTCCTTGTGGCCCTGGCTGACAACGGGCATGGCCAGGGACGGATGCATTCTTTTGCATGCGGAAAACGCCATGGGAATCAGGAGGGAACATGGAAGGATGCGGAAGATGGCGTTCTGTCCGGCAACCCGATCGCCCAGGGAGCCGTGGACTCGATCTTTTCGGTTTGCCTGCGGGTGGAACCCGGGTCGGAGGTGTCCTTCACGGTGATGACCGTCTGCGGAACGTCCCGCGAGAGGGTCTTCGAAGTCCTCGAACGCGTCCGCCGGAAAGGGCCCGACGAGTCCAGAAGACAATCGGAAGGGTTCTGGAACTTCTGGATTGATTCCCACGGGCTTCCTCTGGCCATGCTGTCGGAAAAGGCCCGGTCTCTCTACGAGAAAAGCCTTCTTCTTCTCCGAACGCACTGGGACAGCAACGGAGCCGTCGTCGCAGCCATCGACTCCGAATCCCTGTCGTTTTCCCGGGATACGTATGCCTATCTCTGGCCGCGGGATGCGGCCATGATGGCGTATGCCCTCGATATTGCCGGATTCGGGGACTTTACGCGAAAATTCTATGGGTTGCTGCCCTCTCTCCTTTCACCGCAGGGATTCTTGCACCATAAATATCATCCCAGCCTGTCGATCGGTTCTTCCTGGCATCCTTCGGGGACCGCCGGTGCGCCACTCTATCCCATTCAGATCGATGAAACGGCTTTGCCGATCTGGGCCCTCTATGAACACTTCGATCGCTATCGGGACCTGGATACCCTCCGTCCGGTGTATCATCACTTCGTTCTTCCCGCGGCGCAGTTTCTCTCCGGCTTCCGGGACCATCTGACCGGACTCCCTCTTCCGTCCTATGACCTCTGGGAGGAGAGGGCGGGGGTGGGGACCCATTCTGCCGCAAGCGTCTATGCGGGTCTTCTCGCCGCCTCCCGTTTTGCGGAAGGCTTCGGGGACGCACGCTCCAGGGAGGAATTCGCAGAAGCGGCCCGGCAAGTCCGTCAGGGGATCCTGAAACACCTCTTCGACCCTGAAACCGGTGTTTTCCTTCGGGCCCTGGTCCTTTCGCCGGAAGGGAATCTCGTTGCCGATCCCACTCCGGATTCGAGCATTGCGGCTCTTTTTCAGTTCGGCGTGCTGGGCCCGCAGGACGAGCGCATGATCCGGACGATGGACTGGCTCGAGCGGATGCTCTGGGTGCCGGGGCCCATCGGGGGAATGGCTCGGTATGAAAACGATTATTATTACAGGCAGGATGTCCACGTTCCCGGGAACCCCTGGGTGATCTCCACTCTTTGGCTTCTCCAGTGGAAAATCCTGACTTCCTCATCCCCCGCACGGGACAAGGATGTCCGGAGAATGGTCGACTGGGTGGTGGAGAAAGGGGGCACCAGCGGAATGCTGCCGGAACAGGTCCATCCCCTGACGGGTGCCCGTCTGTCCGTCTCTCCCCTGGCCTGGAGCCATGCGGAATGGGTCATTGCCGTGTCGATGCTTGCGAAAGGGGAATCGGCCGTCCCTCATCCCTGGGACGACCCCCTCTGA
- the hisS gene encoding histidine--tRNA ligase has product MNVEAPIRAPRGIRDVLPPDAARFETVLKEAEAILTLGGFQKVLLPMFESTSLFARSIGGATDIVEKEMYTFLDKGGDQFSLRPEGTASLLRAAIEHRLVDPSRVIRLAYSGPMFRHERPQAGRLRQFTQIGAEVLGPLAPPDDVDLLSLLHRMATDFALPSWSLLLNSLGCPLCRPAYRASLVSFLVAHSGSLCETCHRRTAQNPLRVLDCKVPSCQETLERAPRITEHLCPKSRDHFEEVKRGLDALDIPYVLSHRLVRGLDYYTETTFEFVSDALGAQSTWAAGGRYDGLTAELGGPDVPGIGFAAGIERLWLLREKAGTLPEPERHPVRILVFSMDAQGNGAALDLVRRLRKEGIPASGHFSGGKIKSAFRQAERDGALFLAILGEDELRQKTVQIKNLTTGEQKAWPLNDTKSIADRIRNEGTSSIPLPTRP; this is encoded by the coding sequence ATGAACGTGGAAGCACCCATCCGGGCGCCACGGGGAATCAGGGACGTTCTTCCCCCCGATGCCGCCCGTTTTGAAACAGTTCTGAAGGAGGCAGAAGCCATCCTCACGCTTGGCGGATTCCAGAAAGTTCTTCTGCCGATGTTCGAATCGACGTCCCTGTTCGCCCGGTCGATCGGGGGAGCCACGGACATCGTGGAGAAGGAGATGTATACGTTTCTCGACAAGGGAGGCGACCAGTTCTCCCTCCGGCCCGAAGGCACGGCTTCGCTCCTCCGTGCAGCCATCGAGCACCGGCTGGTCGACCCCTCCCGCGTCATCCGGCTGGCCTACAGCGGCCCGATGTTCCGTCACGAACGCCCCCAGGCCGGACGACTGAGGCAGTTCACCCAGATCGGCGCAGAGGTCCTCGGCCCGCTGGCACCGCCGGACGATGTCGACCTGCTCTCCCTCCTTCACCGGATGGCGACCGATTTCGCTCTTCCCTCCTGGTCCCTTCTCCTGAACAGCCTTGGATGCCCTCTGTGCAGGCCGGCGTATCGTGCGTCCCTTGTCTCCTTCCTGGTGGCCCACTCCGGCTCCCTGTGCGAAACCTGCCACCGGAGAACCGCCCAGAACCCCCTGAGAGTTCTGGATTGCAAGGTTCCCTCCTGCCAGGAAACGCTCGAACGGGCGCCCAGGATCACCGAACACCTCTGCCCGAAATCCCGGGACCATTTCGAGGAGGTCAAAAGGGGCCTCGACGCCCTGGACATCCCCTACGTCCTCTCCCACCGCCTGGTGCGGGGACTCGACTACTATACAGAGACCACCTTCGAGTTCGTCTCGGACGCCCTGGGAGCCCAGTCCACATGGGCTGCAGGCGGTCGCTACGACGGCCTCACCGCCGAACTTGGGGGACCGGACGTTCCCGGAATCGGATTCGCCGCCGGGATCGAACGCCTCTGGCTTTTGCGGGAGAAGGCCGGAACACTTCCCGAACCGGAACGCCATCCAGTGCGGATCCTGGTCTTCTCCATGGATGCGCAGGGGAACGGGGCGGCTCTCGACCTGGTCCGAAGGCTCCGCAAGGAAGGCATTCCGGCATCCGGCCACTTTTCGGGAGGCAAGATCAAGTCGGCCTTTCGGCAGGCGGAACGGGACGGCGCGCTCTTTCTCGCCATCCTGGGGGAGGATGAGCTGCGCCAGAAAACCGTGCAGATCAAAAATCTGACAACCGGCGAACAGAAGGCGTGGCCCCTGAACGACACAAAATCGATTGCCGACAGGATTCGGAACGAAGGAACGTCGTCCATTCCACTCCCCACCCGGCCATAG
- a CDS encoding glycoside hydrolase family 15 protein — translation MPRDLPIGNGSLYLCFDEHYQIREITYPFAGAENHTVGHPCRFGFYVDGQMSWINSRDWNLHLLYRKDSLITNVRGSSELHRLSFESDDGIDFYESLWVRDLRNTNNGGILREIRPFFSFDFHINGTEVGDTAAFNPVLKTLTHYKKNIYFTFNLLHPVDGPGILQYATGRKELPGAEGTWKDAEDGVLSGNPIAQGSVDSTFGCSLFLPPGETLQLFVWMVVGDSWDDAEQMTRHVIERHPSSFLERTHNYWKFWVDQDCFHANVENISIPTISTPAETDLAHRLRTTIPAEFQEPYLRSLLILRTHVSRDGASAASIDSDSLYLARDTYAYLWPRDGANIALAFSQAGYHGLARRFFYFCGDIVKKEGYFLHKYNLDGSLASSWHPWIREGDYQLPIQEDETGYVLWTLKEHFLIDRDFDFITPLYKKLIKPAGIFLRDYRDLTTGLPLASYDLWEERHGTFLHTSALAWAGLMGAAYFSGSFGDVPLCHSFIKAATEIKQGVLQLMRDPSDGFFFRSVEIVDGKIVHTDPTPDISSLTLLETGFLEMDVPEEKQLAISLLARLEHRLAVPGPVGGFSRYEGDMYYLSSPSRDAGVTGNPWFISAFWMAQGYIRLGTPESLEKALGLLRWALAHANASGVMPEQLDPFSGDPLSVSPLAWSHAAFINTLHALARHRSMHPES, via the coding sequence ATGCCCCGGGATCTGCCAATCGGGAACGGGTCCCTTTATCTCTGCTTCGACGAACACTATCAGATCCGGGAAATTACTTACCCGTTCGCCGGCGCCGAAAATCATACGGTCGGACACCCCTGCCGTTTCGGATTCTATGTGGACGGCCAGATGTCGTGGATCAACAGCCGCGACTGGAACCTTCACCTCCTGTACAGGAAAGACTCCCTGATCACCAACGTCCGGGGGAGTTCGGAACTTCACCGCCTGTCATTCGAATCGGACGACGGGATCGACTTTTACGAGAGTCTCTGGGTCCGGGACCTCCGGAACACGAACAACGGGGGAATCCTCCGCGAAATACGCCCATTCTTCAGCTTCGACTTCCATATCAACGGCACCGAGGTCGGAGACACCGCCGCCTTCAATCCCGTTCTCAAGACCCTGACACATTACAAAAAAAACATTTACTTCACCTTCAATCTTCTTCACCCGGTGGACGGTCCGGGTATCCTCCAGTATGCGACGGGCCGAAAGGAGCTTCCCGGGGCGGAAGGGACCTGGAAAGATGCCGAAGACGGGGTTCTCTCCGGGAACCCGATCGCCCAGGGATCTGTGGATTCCACCTTCGGCTGTTCGCTCTTTCTGCCGCCCGGAGAAACCCTGCAGCTTTTCGTCTGGATGGTGGTCGGAGACTCCTGGGACGACGCCGAACAGATGACCCGTCATGTCATCGAGCGCCATCCCTCGAGTTTTCTGGAAAGGACCCACAATTACTGGAAGTTCTGGGTCGACCAGGACTGTTTTCATGCCAACGTCGAAAATATCTCGATTCCAACGATCTCGACGCCGGCGGAAACAGACCTTGCCCATCGCCTGCGCACCACCATTCCGGCCGAGTTTCAGGAGCCTTATCTCCGAAGCCTTCTGATTCTGCGCACGCACGTCTCCAGGGACGGGGCCAGTGCGGCCAGCATCGACTCGGACAGTCTCTATCTGGCGCGCGACACGTATGCCTATCTGTGGCCCCGGGACGGGGCCAACATCGCTCTCGCTTTCTCCCAGGCGGGATACCATGGACTGGCCCGACGTTTTTTTTATTTCTGCGGGGATATTGTCAAAAAAGAAGGGTATTTTCTGCACAAGTACAATCTCGACGGTTCCCTGGCGTCGTCCTGGCATCCCTGGATCCGGGAAGGGGACTACCAGCTTCCGATCCAGGAAGACGAGACAGGCTACGTCCTCTGGACACTCAAGGAACATTTCCTGATCGACCGGGATTTCGATTTCATCACCCCGCTTTACAAAAAACTCATCAAACCCGCCGGGATCTTTCTCCGGGACTATCGGGACCTGACCACGGGGCTTCCGCTCGCGTCCTACGACCTGTGGGAAGAGCGCCATGGAACCTTCCTGCACACATCCGCGCTTGCATGGGCAGGACTGATGGGCGCCGCCTATTTTTCGGGTTCCTTCGGTGACGTTCCCCTTTGCCACTCTTTCATCAAGGCCGCAACCGAAATCAAACAGGGTGTTCTCCAGCTGATGCGGGACCCTTCGGATGGCTTTTTTTTCCGGTCAGTGGAAATTGTCGACGGGAAAATCGTCCACACCGATCCCACGCCGGATATCAGCAGTCTGACGCTCCTGGAAACCGGTTTTCTGGAGATGGATGTCCCCGAAGAAAAACAATTGGCGATTTCACTTCTCGCCCGTCTCGAACACCGTCTCGCCGTTCCCGGTCCTGTCGGCGGATTTTCCCGATACGAAGGCGACATGTATTATCTGTCGAGCCCTTCCAGGGATGCCGGCGTCACCGGAAATCCCTGGTTTATCTCGGCGTTCTGGATGGCCCAGGGGTATATCCGCCTTGGAACACCCGAATCGCTGGAAAAAGCCCTTGGACTTCTCCGCTGGGCACTTGCGCATGCCAATGCGTCCGGCGTCATGCCAGAGCAGCTCGATCCCTTTTCCGGAGACCCGTTGTCCGTCTCCCCACTCGCCTGGAGCCACGCGGCTTTCATCAATACCCTCCACGCGCTGGCCCGCCATCGGTCGATGCATCCGGAAAGCTGA
- a CDS encoding AraC family transcriptional regulator, whose product MKSRLLVVDRTGNRTETRSCDLARTLDRRTVGMERKETVIPGLSLFRRETPTGLSSLSYEPCVCLVVQGAKRVFFGKEVCQYDAENYLVTSVHLPTMVQVVSASREKPCLGLRFTLDRKEIVSLIADTPFFFPPKRKTSERAMVTGKVTLPLVSAFQRLIDLEDTPEDIPVLAPLIRREIFYRLLADEQGERLCRIALEGTSAHQIARAIDWIREHYMRPLRIDFLAEQIGMSRSTFHHHFRSVTALSPLQFQKHLRLQEARRRMLAERLDAATAAFEVGYESPSQFSREYRNLFGVPPKKDISLLRQGSAGESL is encoded by the coding sequence GTGAAAAGCCGGCTCTTGGTCGTTGATCGAACCGGAAATCGAACGGAAACCCGGTCGTGCGACCTTGCCAGAACTCTGGATCGAAGAACGGTCGGAATGGAAAGGAAGGAGACCGTGATTCCGGGACTGTCTCTTTTTCGGAGGGAAACCCCGACCGGACTGTCTTCCCTGTCGTATGAACCCTGCGTGTGTCTGGTCGTCCAGGGAGCCAAGCGCGTCTTCTTCGGGAAAGAGGTCTGTCAGTACGATGCAGAGAACTATCTGGTGACCTCTGTGCATCTGCCGACGATGGTCCAGGTCGTATCGGCAAGCCGGGAAAAGCCTTGTCTGGGTCTCCGGTTCACTCTGGACCGAAAGGAGATTGTCTCCCTGATTGCGGACACTCCCTTTTTTTTCCCTCCGAAACGCAAGACATCGGAAAGAGCCATGGTGACGGGGAAGGTGACGCTTCCCCTTGTCAGCGCTTTCCAGCGATTGATCGATCTGGAGGATACCCCGGAGGATATTCCTGTCCTCGCCCCTCTCATCCGGCGGGAAATCTTTTACCGGCTCTTGGCCGATGAGCAGGGAGAACGATTGTGCCGGATTGCGCTGGAAGGAACATCGGCACATCAGATTGCGCGTGCCATCGACTGGATCCGGGAACATTACATGCGGCCCCTCCGGATCGATTTCCTGGCGGAACAGATCGGGATGTCCCGCTCCACATTCCACCATCATTTTCGTTCCGTCACGGCCCTGAGCCCTCTTCAGTTCCAGAAGCATCTTCGTTTGCAGGAAGCCCGTCGCCGGATGCTTGCCGAACGCCTTGATGCCGCCACGGCGGCGTTCGAGGTAGGGTATGAAAGCCCGTCCCAGTTCAGTCGGGAGTACCGGAACCTGTTCGGAGTTCCCCCCAAAAAGGACATCTCTCTCCTGCGGCAAGGATCGGCGGGGGAGTCCCTCTGA
- a CDS encoding aldo/keto reductase translates to MKKRLLGKSGLEVSALGLGCMGMSFSYGPPADKKEMTLLLHQAVDRGITFFDTAEVYGPYTNEELLGEALSPLRNKVVIATKFGFDLDPSKDPRGIKGPPGLNSRPEQIRKVAESSLRRLRTDTIDLFYQHRVDPEVPIEEVAGTVKALIQEGKVRHFGLSEAGVSTIRRAHAVQSVTAVQSEYSLWWRSPEDQLLPALEELGIGFVPYSPLGRGFLTGTIDETTPIGATEFRASLPRFSPEARKANRPLVEVLREFSGKKGATPAQVALAWLLARKPWIVPIPGTRKLSRLEENIGALTLTLSPEEIRELDKATSSVPVYGNRYPERLEKMTGL, encoded by the coding sequence ATGAAAAAACGTCTTCTGGGCAAAAGCGGTCTCGAAGTCTCCGCTCTTGGACTCGGCTGCATGGGCATGAGTTTTTCCTATGGTCCCCCCGCTGACAAAAAGGAAATGACTCTCCTTCTGCATCAGGCCGTCGATCGGGGCATCACCTTCTTTGACACGGCGGAAGTCTACGGTCCCTACACAAATGAGGAACTTCTCGGAGAAGCCCTTTCGCCCCTGCGCAACAAGGTCGTGATCGCCACAAAATTCGGATTTGACCTGGATCCCTCCAAAGACCCCCGGGGCATCAAGGGACCGCCCGGACTGAACAGCCGGCCGGAGCAGATTCGGAAGGTGGCCGAATCCTCCCTCCGGCGCCTCCGGACCGATACGATCGATCTTTTCTATCAGCACAGGGTCGATCCGGAGGTTCCCATTGAAGAAGTCGCGGGAACGGTCAAGGCTTTGATTCAGGAAGGAAAAGTGCGCCATTTCGGACTTTCCGAAGCCGGCGTGTCGACCATCCGGCGCGCCCACGCTGTCCAGAGTGTCACCGCTGTACAGAGCGAATACTCCCTCTGGTGGCGGAGTCCGGAGGATCAATTGTTGCCTGCACTCGAGGAACTGGGGATCGGATTCGTTCCCTACAGCCCCCTCGGAAGGGGGTTTTTGACCGGAACCATCGACGAAACAACGCCCATCGGCGCCACCGAGTTTCGGGCGTCTCTTCCCCGCTTTTCTCCGGAAGCCAGAAAGGCAAACCGTCCTTTGGTCGAAGTTCTGAGAGAGTTTTCCGGGAAGAAAGGGGCCACTCCGGCTCAAGTGGCCCTGGCCTGGCTCCTTGCCCGGAAGCCCTGGATCGTTCCCATTCCCGGCACCCGAAAACTCTCGCGACTCGAGGAGAATATCGGTGCACTGACCCTGACTCTCAGCCCCGAAGAAATCCGGGAACTCGACAAGGCCACGTCCTCGGTCCCCGTTTACGGGAACCGCTACCCGGAACGGCTGGAAAAGATGACGGGCCTCTGA
- a CDS encoding YgaP family membrane protein, protein MPPVNEGTVDRVLRIVLGLALIALVFVGPKTMWGWIGLLPLMTGIVGRCGLYYLLGFNTCPLKPGEKKP, encoded by the coding sequence ATGCCGCCAGTCAATGAAGGGACAGTAGACCGTGTGTTGAGGATCGTTCTGGGACTTGCGCTGATCGCACTGGTTTTTGTGGGACCCAAAACCATGTGGGGGTGGATTGGCCTTTTACCCCTGATGACGGGAATTGTCGGCCGGTGTGGACTGTATTACCTTCTGGGGTTCAATACCTGTCCCCTGAAACCGGGGGAAAAGAAACCCTAG
- the nth gene encoding endonuclease III, translating to MASVRTRKKPDKKQPGPAASLPLDPGGPAPLGQVLARLSESIPDPRMELDAKNPFELLVATVLSAQSTDRMVNSVTPALFARFPDATSLQHADPETVEGLIRSTGFFHRKSLHIVRLAKELVRRYRGEVPPRMEDLLTLPGVGRKTASVILAHGFHLPAIPVDTHVTRVSLRLGLTVSRDPGVIEEDLKRLMDEKDWIAGSSRLLLHGRYVCLARKPLCSNCVLSDICPSSSTGGSLRDSS from the coding sequence ATGGCTTCCGTCCGAACGCGAAAAAAGCCGGACAAAAAACAGCCCGGACCGGCGGCTAGCCTCCCCCTGGACCCGGGGGGACCTGCCCCCCTCGGGCAGGTTCTCGCCCGTCTGTCGGAATCGATTCCCGACCCCCGGATGGAACTCGATGCAAAGAATCCTTTCGAGCTTCTGGTCGCAACGGTTCTTTCGGCCCAGTCGACCGACCGGATGGTCAATTCCGTGACGCCGGCCCTGTTCGCCAGGTTTCCGGACGCCACCTCCCTTCAACATGCGGACCCGGAAACGGTCGAAGGCCTGATCCGGTCCACCGGATTTTTTCACCGGAAATCCCTCCACATTGTCCGTCTGGCAAAAGAACTGGTCCGGCGGTATCGGGGGGAGGTTCCGCCTCGCATGGAAGACCTGCTGACTCTTCCTGGTGTAGGCCGGAAGACGGCCAGTGTGATTCTGGCTCACGGATTTCATCTCCCGGCCATTCCTGTGGACACCCATGTCACCCGCGTCAGCCTCCGTCTGGGGCTGACTGTCAGCCGGGACCCCGGGGTCATCGAAGAAGACCTGAAAAGATTGATGGACGAAAAGGACTGGATCGCGGGCTCCTCCCGCCTTTTGTTGCACGGACGCTACGTCTGCCTCGCCCGGAAGCCCCTCTGTTCCAATTGCGTCCTGTCCGACATCTGTCCTTCCAGCTCCACGGGAGGATCTCTCCGGGACAGTTCCTGA